In a genomic window of Bacteroidales bacterium:
- a CDS encoding M23 family metallopeptidase encodes MRISLFLIFLLFFNISFSQTTQTIALPLQPPLQLTSNFAEYRSGRFHIGLDFRTYDKNDRRIFSVWDGYVSRVRFNSASYGRAVYISHPNGYTSVYGHLSSFSPEIDSLVTNYQYKNKTFETDIYLSQNTIKIKKGQPIGIAGNSGYSFGEHLHFEIRDTKTSDPLNPLMFFQTNDKRKPIFNQIGIYSLQSGGFLPANVDLYKTILHGETYTTLKEIYVPDTFFIGIDVQDFQSLSYRLLPRIIEVLIDDILVWKADFDRYSFYLDSNCKGIFDHNLGLNKKKQIVLTYSGNVPNTLFYKKISKKGLFTLKDSLPHKLTIIATDAESNSSTLNTTIIKNKKSSPHSNNKYKIFNHQFNTFNTENISIELNINSFYGDMALEQPFLIEKKIDNELVWTIGSKELPILKSFKVIFNKNNFISNKTLFIQTDNSNKIIKSYKPTKDSKGNWFVKMNNTGDFKLFEDTVPPKIYKNNISSLNTAPTNDIIFYVSDNSGVIKSYNAYVDGVWQLMIYDFKYDQFTIPLKKNQKIEKLHVTFTDIVGNKTEKTFLF; translated from the coding sequence ATGCGTATATCATTATTTCTTATTTTTTTGTTGTTTTTCAACATCTCATTTTCTCAAACCACACAAACAATAGCCCTTCCGCTACAGCCGCCATTACAATTAACAAGTAATTTCGCGGAATACAGAAGCGGACGATTTCATATAGGCTTGGATTTTAGAACATACGACAAAAACGACAGAAGAATTTTTTCTGTTTGGGACGGCTATGTTTCTCGCGTTAGATTTAATTCCGCATCATACGGAAGAGCTGTTTATATCTCACATCCAAACGGATACACCTCCGTTTATGGGCATTTGTCTTCATTTTCTCCAGAAATAGACTCTTTAGTAACCAATTATCAATACAAAAACAAAACTTTTGAAACAGATATTTATTTGTCACAAAATACAATAAAAATAAAAAAAGGTCAGCCTATTGGTATTGCAGGAAACAGCGGATATTCCTTTGGCGAGCATCTGCATTTTGAAATTAGAGACACAAAAACAAGCGACCCTCTTAATCCTTTAATGTTTTTCCAAACTAATGACAAAAGAAAGCCCATCTTCAATCAAATTGGTATTTACAGTTTGCAATCAGGAGGATTTCTTCCAGCAAATGTAGATTTATATAAAACAATCTTGCACGGCGAAACATACACCACTCTAAAAGAAATTTATGTGCCAGATACATTTTTTATAGGAATAGACGTGCAAGACTTTCAATCATTATCCTATCGTCTTCTTCCTAGAATAATAGAAGTACTTATTGATGACATATTAGTTTGGAAAGCAGATTTTGATCGCTATTCATTTTATTTAGACAGTAATTGCAAAGGAATTTTTGACCATAATTTAGGCTTAAACAAAAAGAAACAAATTGTTCTTACTTATTCCGGCAATGTTCCAAACACTCTTTTTTATAAAAAAATTTCAAAAAAAGGACTTTTTACTTTAAAAGACAGTCTTCCGCATAAACTAACAATAATAGCAACTGATGCTGAATCTAACAGCTCAACATTGAATACAACAATCATTAAAAACAAGAAAAGCAGCCCACATAGCAACAATAAATATAAAATTTTCAATCACCAATTTAACACTTTTAACACCGAAAACATTTCAATAGAACTCAATATAAACTCTTTTTATGGCGACATGGCTTTAGAACAACCATTTTTAATTGAAAAAAAGATAGATAATGAGCTTGTTTGGACTATTGGCAGCAAGGAACTTCCAATATTAAAATCTTTTAAAGTTATATTCAATAAAAATAATTTTATTAGCAACAAAACTCTTTTTATCCAAACAGATAATTCTAATAAAATTATAAAATCCTATAAACCAACAAAAGATTCAAAAGGAAATTGGTTTGTAAAGATGAATAATACAGGAGACTTTAAACTTTTTGAAGACACTGTTCCTCCAAAAATTTATAAAAACAACATCAGTTCTTTAAATACAGCACCAACTAACGATATTATTTTTTATGTTTCCGATAATTCTGGAGTAATTAAAAGCTATAATGCTTATGTTGACGGTGTTTGGCAATTAATGATTTATGATTTTAAATATGATCAATTTACTATTCCTTTAAAGAAAAATCAAAAAATTGAAAAATTACACGTTACTTTTACTGACATAGTTGGTAATAAAACAGAAAAAACTTTTTTGTTTTGA
- the porQ gene encoding type IX secretion system protein PorQ yields the protein MRIFFAICFFVNIFLLSAQNGKNKVFSFLEMPNSSRLTALGGNMASINDGDISLVLTNPSLINDSVDKGIAINYTNYFSDINYGFLTYSHTFEKVGSFAGSLQYLNYGNFTQTDYYGNVLGEFNSYDMAVTIGWGRVLHPGFSIGANVKFIYSDLNDVSASGIGVDVAGTYFNDENFFSTTLAIRNAGRQIKTYNGISEPFPFDMQLAFSKRFEHVPLRFSALIHHLHKWDICYFNPEDIQYDPISGLPIEERKISVFGDKLMRHIIFGAEFAPSRSLSFRIGYNYQRRKELTVASRLSTVGLSWGFGFRIKYFYLSYARSAYHLAGSPNVITITTNINDFL from the coding sequence GTGAGAATATTTTTTGCAATATGTTTTTTTGTAAATATTTTTTTGCTATCGGCACAAAATGGCAAAAACAAAGTTTTTTCATTCTTGGAAATGCCAAATAGTTCCCGTTTGACAGCTCTGGGCGGAAACATGGCAAGTATAAATGATGGAGATATTAGCTTGGTTCTTACAAATCCGTCATTAATAAACGATTCTGTAGATAAAGGTATAGCAATAAATTATACAAATTATTTTTCTGATATTAACTATGGTTTTTTAACATATTCTCACACTTTTGAGAAAGTGGGCAGCTTTGCTGGTAGTCTTCAGTATTTGAATTATGGAAATTTTACGCAAACAGATTATTATGGTAATGTGTTGGGAGAATTTAACTCCTACGATATGGCTGTTACAATAGGCTGGGGGCGTGTTTTGCATCCCGGATTTTCTATTGGAGCAAATGTAAAATTTATTTATTCAGATTTAAACGATGTTTCTGCTTCAGGAATAGGCGTTGATGTTGCAGGCACATATTTTAATGATGAAAATTTTTTTAGCACAACATTAGCAATTCGAAATGCAGGGCGACAGATAAAAACATATAACGGCATTTCTGAGCCATTTCCATTTGATATGCAACTTGCTTTTTCTAAGCGTTTTGAGCATGTACCTTTGCGCTTTTCAGCTTTAATACATCATTTGCATAAGTGGGACATTTGCTATTTCAATCCAGAAGACATTCAATACGACCCAATTTCAGGATTGCCAATTGAGGAAAGAAAAATAAGTGTTTTTGGAGACAAACTTATGAGGCATATTATTTTTGGTGCTGAATTTGCTCCTTCAAGGAGTTTGTCTTTTAGGATAGGATACAATTATCAAAGACGTAAAGAGCTGACAGTGGCTTCAAGATTATCAACGGTTGGTCTTAGTTGGGGCTTTGGTTTTCGCATAAAATATTTTTATTTGAGTTATGCTCGAAGTGCTTATCATTTAGCAGGTTCGCCAAATGTTATAACAATAACAACGAATATTAACGATTTTTTGTAA
- a CDS encoding cation transporter — MENKKVSLKKFIWLSIFAAVITILLKFYAWYLTGSAGLMSDAVESLVNLVAAIMALKLLSIAMKPADEKHLFGHSKAEYFSSAIEGVMIILAAGSIIWASIPRFINPVEIENTGIGLVFSAIASAVNLVVALILIRNGKKHKSILLEADGKHLMTDVWTSLGVILAVIVVEFTGWLILDPIIAVLVAINIIVSGVVLIKRSANGLLDAAIDSEGLKKIENLLDSYKKDKKIIFHSLLTRQAGQRIFISMHILVPGEWTVKQGHDVSEQIEKDLFDLFDQPINVITHIEPIEDPKSFNDIDLDRKFD; from the coding sequence ATGGAAAATAAAAAAGTATCGTTAAAAAAATTCATTTGGCTATCAATTTTTGCGGCTGTAATAACGATTTTGCTAAAATTTTACGCTTGGTATTTAACAGGTTCTGCAGGACTTATGTCCGATGCGGTTGAGTCGTTGGTTAATTTAGTGGCGGCAATTATGGCTTTGAAACTTTTGTCTATTGCGATGAAGCCGGCAGATGAAAAGCATTTGTTCGGACATAGCAAGGCGGAATATTTTAGCAGCGCAATAGAAGGAGTAATGATTATATTGGCTGCGGGGAGCATTATTTGGGCATCAATACCTAGATTTATAAATCCTGTTGAAATTGAAAATACCGGCATTGGATTGGTTTTTTCTGCAATTGCTTCTGCTGTAAATCTTGTGGTAGCACTGATTTTGATTCGCAATGGGAAAAAGCATAAATCTATTTTATTAGAAGCTGACGGAAAACATTTAATGACAGACGTTTGGACTTCTTTGGGTGTGATTTTAGCCGTTATTGTTGTTGAGTTTACAGGTTGGTTGATTTTAGACCCAATTATAGCTGTGTTGGTGGCAATAAACATTATTGTTTCCGGTGTTGTTTTGATAAAAAGGTCTGCAAACGGCTTATTAGATGCGGCAATTGATTCGGAAGGTTTGAAAAAAATCGAAAATCTTTTGGATTCTTATAAAAAGGATAAAAAAATAATTTTTCATTCTTTACTTACAAGGCAGGCAGGGCAACGGATATTTATTTCGATGCATATTTTGGTGCCGGGAGAATGGACTGTAAAGCAAGGGCATGATGTTTCTGAACAAATTGAAAAGGATTTATTTGACTTGTTTGATCAGCCGATAAATGTTATCACGCATATAGAGCCGATTGAAGACCCAAAATCTTTTAACGATATTGATTTGGATAGAAAATTCGATTAA
- a CDS encoding DUF2141 domain-containing protein, protein MKKISFILVLLFGFGLMAYSQSITFNIIGIKKPIGNIQLGFFTNEKDYKIEKPTISKYISKKGLKNGKITVKFDDIPAGTYGVCLLDDENSNGKMDYLFFIPQEGFGFSNYYHKGMSKPKFDSFKFDLNRGAHKVVEIKIRYM, encoded by the coding sequence ATGAAGAAAATTAGTTTTATTTTAGTTTTACTATTTGGTTTTGGGCTAATGGCTTATTCTCAAAGCATTACTTTTAATATTATTGGAATAAAAAAACCCATCGGAAATATACAATTGGGTTTTTTTACAAATGAAAAAGATTATAAAATAGAGAAGCCTACAATAAGTAAATACATATCAAAAAAAGGCTTAAAAAATGGCAAAATTACCGTAAAGTTTGATGATATTCCTGCAGGAACTTATGGAGTTTGTTTATTAGACGATGAAAACAGTAATGGAAAAATGGATTACTTATTTTTTATTCCTCAAGAGGGATTTGGATTCTCTAATTATTATCACAAAGGAATGTCTAAACCCAAATTTGATAGCTTTAAATTTGACTTAAATAGAGGTGCGCATAAAGTAGTGGAAATTAAAATTAGATACATGTGA
- the xseB gene encoding exodeoxyribonuclease VII small subunit: MKKQEDLKYSEAIAEIEEIIKLIDDDLIDLDELIVKVKRATELIYFCKKQILNAENEINAELSSLREISGNEEKSE; the protein is encoded by the coding sequence ATGAAAAAACAAGAAGATTTAAAATATTCAGAAGCTATTGCAGAAATAGAAGAAATTATCAAATTAATTGATGATGATTTGATAGATTTAGACGAATTGATAGTAAAAGTAAAAAGAGCAACGGAGCTTATATATTTTTGCAAAAAGCAAATTTTAAACGCTGAAAACGAGATAAATGCAGAACTTTCTAGCTTGCGTGAAATCAGCGGAAACGAAGAGAAAAGCGAATAA
- the xseA gene encoding exodeoxyribonuclease VII large subunit — MSTSSNSNIFTLNQVLIKLRNVVARDFAAPLWIKAEMLKLNRYTASGHAFPELVEKINNKIIAKCQSVIWADDLRRISANFKDITGKNFEDGIEILFYAELRFHELYGLRLRIIDVDAQYTLGKIALERKKTILRLQNEGLFYLNKNTFLSEIPSKLAVISVSTSRGLKDFENIINSEGAIFKIETTLFPAVLQGSKCVETISMRISQISKMKDKFDAVLILRGGGDETGLDCYDDYNLAKAVCECPLPVITGIGHSTNETVTELVAFANKITPTDVGYFIVKMFSTQLLKLQDKASQISALFLMSLANHEQLLEDIAASIYEKTKVKFQFQKEYLQSRLLFLLKKSIFTTSDLSAKLHSYVADINLRSTTFLANKNYNLNLQQKDLTQNLKHFFQKNNSNLKIFENNIAMSNPSNLLKKGYSITLLDSKIIRNSKKLKDGDVIETIFNDGNVKSVIQKQKK; from the coding sequence ATGTCAACTTCAAGCAATAGCAATATTTTCACATTAAATCAAGTTTTGATTAAGCTTAGAAATGTTGTTGCCCGCGATTTCGCTGCTCCGCTGTGGATAAAAGCTGAAATGCTGAAACTAAATCGCTATACGGCTTCTGGACACGCTTTCCCGGAATTAGTTGAAAAAATAAACAATAAAATTATTGCAAAATGCCAATCTGTAATTTGGGCTGACGACTTGCGAAGAATTTCTGCAAATTTTAAAGACATTACCGGAAAAAACTTTGAAGACGGAATAGAGATTTTATTTTATGCTGAATTACGTTTCCATGAATTGTATGGATTGAGGCTCAGAATAATAGATGTTGATGCTCAATATACATTAGGAAAAATTGCACTTGAAAGGAAAAAAACAATATTAAGGCTGCAAAACGAAGGACTTTTTTACTTAAATAAAAATACTTTTTTGAGCGAAATTCCCAGCAAATTAGCAGTAATTAGCGTTTCAACAAGTAGAGGATTAAAGGATTTTGAAAATATAATCAATTCCGAAGGCGCAATTTTTAAAATTGAAACAACTTTGTTTCCCGCAGTACTACAAGGCTCTAAATGTGTTGAAACCATTTCTATGCGCATTTCGCAAATTAGCAAAATGAAAGATAAATTCGATGCTGTTTTGATTTTAAGAGGTGGCGGAGACGAAACCGGACTAGACTGTTACGACGATTATAATTTGGCGAAAGCTGTCTGCGAGTGTCCTCTTCCAGTAATCACAGGCATCGGGCATTCTACAAACGAAACTGTTACAGAGCTTGTTGCTTTTGCAAATAAAATCACACCTACCGATGTCGGCTATTTTATTGTAAAAATGTTTTCAACTCAGCTATTAAAATTGCAAGATAAAGCCTCGCAAATAAGTGCGCTGTTTTTAATGTCCTTAGCAAACCACGAGCAACTTTTAGAAGACATTGCAGCTTCTATTTACGAAAAAACAAAGGTTAAATTTCAATTTCAAAAAGAATATTTACAAAGCAGACTTTTGTTTTTATTAAAAAAATCTATTTTTACAACTTCAGACCTTTCTGCCAAACTTCATAGCTATGTCGCTGATATAAACTTGAGATCTACAACTTTTTTGGCAAATAAAAATTATAATCTAAACTTACAGCAAAAGGATTTAACTCAAAATTTAAAACACTTTTTCCAAAAAAATAATTCAAATCTTAAAATTTTTGAAAATAATATTGCCATGTCAAATCCAAGTAATTTATTGAAAAAAGGCTATTCAATAACATTGCTTGACTCGAAAATTATTCGAAATTCAAAAAAACTAAAAGACGGCGATGTTATTGAAACAATTTTTAATGATGGCAATGTAAAATCTGTTATTCAAAAACAAAAAAAATGA
- the mqnC gene encoding dehypoxanthine futalosine cyclase: MNFDIYSILAKPLFDQEITFEEALFVYKNVSTELIMSAAHALRMKTHKNNDVSWIIDRNVNITNICVSRCKFCMFSCSKGSPNAFVTSKDEYRKKIEELFALGGNQLLLQGGINNNFNLKYYCDLFSWLKSEFPSIKLHALSPAEIDFIAKKENLSVSSVLKTLIDSGLDSLPGAGAEILSDRVRKIISPAKIKSQQWLDVMHEAHKLGMVTSATMMFGHVETMEERIEHLFKIRDLQKIKPENAPGFLSFIPWPFYGNISLLSKELKNDGTFFPTPVEYIRLIAISRLVLNNIPNIQASWLTVGKQTAAVCLHSGANDLGSIMIEENVVSSAGAAYKMGSEEIKELIINSGFNPRQRNQDFTNFDNISI; the protein is encoded by the coding sequence ATGAATTTTGATATTTATTCTATCTTAGCAAAACCTCTATTTGACCAAGAAATAACTTTTGAAGAAGCGTTATTTGTTTACAAAAATGTTTCAACTGAATTGATAATGAGTGCTGCTCATGCTCTTAGAATGAAAACTCATAAAAACAATGACGTTTCGTGGATTATTGATAGAAATGTAAATATTACAAACATTTGTGTTTCTAGATGCAAGTTTTGTATGTTTAGCTGCTCAAAAGGAAGTCCAAATGCTTTTGTTACATCAAAAGATGAATACAGAAAAAAAATAGAAGAACTTTTTGCTCTTGGCGGAAACCAATTGCTTCTGCAAGGTGGAATAAATAATAATTTCAACTTAAAATATTATTGCGATTTATTTTCTTGGCTTAAATCAGAATTTCCATCTATAAAATTGCATGCTCTAAGTCCAGCAGAAATTGATTTCATTGCAAAAAAAGAAAATTTATCAGTCTCTTCTGTGTTGAAAACGCTTATTGATTCTGGTCTTGACAGCTTGCCGGGTGCTGGTGCAGAAATTCTTAGCGATAGAGTGCGGAAAATTATTTCTCCTGCAAAAATAAAATCTCAACAGTGGCTAGATGTAATGCACGAAGCTCATAAATTAGGAATGGTTACATCTGCTACAATGATGTTTGGGCATGTCGAAACAATGGAAGAAAGAATAGAACACCTGTTTAAAATTAGAGATTTGCAAAAAATAAAGCCAGAAAACGCTCCGGGCTTTTTGTCGTTTATTCCGTGGCCCTTTTATGGAAATATTTCTTTGCTTTCAAAAGAATTAAAAAATGACGGAACGTTTTTTCCTACACCTGTTGAATATATTAGGCTAATTGCCATTTCTAGACTAGTTTTAAACAATATTCCAAATATACAAGCTTCTTGGTTGACGGTTGGAAAACAAACTGCGGCTGTTTGTCTGCATTCTGGAGCAAACGACCTTGGTAGCATTATGATTGAAGAAAATGTTGTTTCTTCTGCTGGCGCAGCATATAAAATGGGAAGCGAAGAAATAAAAGAACTTATTATTAACTCTGGATTTAATCCTCGCCAAAGAAATCAAGATTTTACTAATTTTGACAATATTTCTATATAA
- a CDS encoding PorT family protein, with translation MKKIIFISFLFFLFCNLSSQNLTLGPKIGLNVGSPLPIGGEIPKGAKGSPLLCHNLGVFFNYKFNEDFSFQTEVVFSRKGAKFSTPIDSMPYTDHMQHPLLPDVWLDIETFFNGFAEGAFDNYYLEIPAILVYKIGQSKWSVMGGAYYGWLSNTETHAIAIGRAGYDPKIMKEVLDFAENTRTYDYGLLMGTSYKVSKKISVNLRITYGLKSVFVDNYSKIDYKLHNTFAEFSASYSFNTEKWF, from the coding sequence ATGAAAAAAATAATATTTATTTCTTTTTTATTTTTTCTTTTTTGCAATTTAAGTTCGCAAAATTTAACATTAGGTCCAAAAATTGGTCTTAATGTTGGGTCACCATTACCAATTGGTGGGGAAATCCCAAAGGGTGCTAAAGGATCGCCGCTACTATGCCACAATCTGGGAGTTTTCTTTAATTATAAATTCAACGAAGATTTTAGCTTTCAAACAGAAGTGGTTTTTTCAAGAAAGGGCGCTAAGTTTTCTACTCCAATTGACAGTATGCCATATACTGATCATATGCAACATCCATTATTACCAGATGTTTGGTTAGATATTGAAACATTTTTCAACGGTTTTGCAGAAGGAGCGTTTGACAATTATTATTTGGAAATCCCTGCTATTTTAGTTTATAAAATTGGGCAATCAAAATGGTCTGTAATGGGTGGTGCGTATTATGGATGGCTTTCCAACACAGAAACTCACGCTATAGCAATAGGCAGAGCCGGATATGACCCAAAAATAATGAAAGAAGTTTTAGACTTTGCTGAAAATACAAGAACATACGATTATGGACTTCTTATGGGAACTTCATATAAAGTAAGCAAGAAAATCTCTGTAAATTTAAGAATAACTTATGGGTTAAAATCTGTTTTTGTAGATAATTACTCAAAAATAGACTATAAACTACACAACACATTTGCAGAGTTTTCTGCAAGTTATTCTTTTAATACAGAGAAATGGTTTTAA
- a CDS encoding T9SS type A sorting domain-containing protein produces MKKVVFIMFFFVALNASSQISQIEGLDFENWYQNFYNPSYPSNFYWENMPTNIWANSNAATTIVNKFCCERTTDSHSGNYAAKLETKSIMGMPAAGNLFTGKFVADGFNSKALRGVPFTEKLKTMQGYYKYTSVAYSGTPDSCAIYAILSYWDGTKRVEIARAEMYSSENVTTYKQFSLDFQYFSDATPDTIAVVFASSKNGEFYKGGIGSTLIIDDVELILLSGVNDESNTCETMTTDNFWIFNFSNEAKRNIYIYDISGKLVLSKSLQNTTEHLSNNNLSSGLYFYQIVENNKSYSGKIFK; encoded by the coding sequence ATGAAAAAGGTAGTTTTTATAATGTTCTTTTTTGTAGCTCTTAATGCTTCATCACAAATTAGCCAAATTGAAGGTTTAGATTTTGAGAACTGGTATCAAAATTTTTATAATCCTTCTTACCCATCAAATTTTTATTGGGAAAATATGCCTACAAATATTTGGGCAAACTCGAATGCTGCAACCACTATTGTAAATAAATTTTGTTGCGAACGCACAACAGATAGCCATAGCGGGAATTATGCTGCAAAACTAGAAACCAAAAGCATAATGGGAATGCCTGCTGCTGGCAATTTGTTTACAGGAAAATTTGTTGCTGATGGTTTCAACTCAAAAGCATTAAGAGGTGTGCCTTTTACTGAAAAATTAAAAACAATGCAAGGCTATTATAAATACACATCTGTTGCATATAGCGGCACTCCAGATTCCTGCGCTATATATGCTATTCTTTCGTATTGGGACGGAACAAAACGTGTTGAAATTGCTCGTGCAGAAATGTATTCTTCTGAAAACGTTACAACTTACAAGCAATTCAGCCTTGACTTTCAATATTTTTCAGATGCAACTCCAGATACAATAGCTGTTGTGTTTGCATCAAGTAAAAATGGAGAATTCTATAAAGGCGGCATTGGAAGCACATTGATAATTGACGATGTTGAGCTAATTCTTTTATCAGGAGTTAATGACGAAAGCAACACGTGCGAAACTATGACCACTGATAATTTTTGGATATTTAACTTTAGCAACGAAGCTAAAAGAAATATCTATATTTATGACATTTCCGGTAAATTAGTTTTAAGCAAATCTTTACAAAACACTACTGAACATTTGTCAAATAACAATTTAAGCTCAGGTCTTTATTTTTATCAAATTGTTGAAAATAATAAATCTTATAGCGGAAAAATTTTTAAATGA